The sequence GTGGTGGAGCGGTGTACAAGTGCGCCAGCACTTCATCAACAGGTTCATCCGCTATTTCTGCTTGACAAAATCAATACATAAGTGTATATTTTTATTATGGTTAAATCATTTAAATACAGATTGCGACCCACCAAAAAACAAGAGAAAATCTTGCTGGCGCATATTGAGCAATGTTGCATTCTCTACAACCAACTCCTCTGTGCAAGAATACAAGCATGGAAAAAGAATAAAGAAAGTTTGTCGCGCTATGACCAACAAGAGACTTTGCCCATGCTTAAAAAACAATACAACCCTTTTTCTCTTGTCCATTCTCAAGTCCTCCAACAAGTATGCCAGAGAGTAGATTGGGCATTCAAAGGTTTCTTTCGGCGTCTCAAACAGAAGTCAAAGACGGGCGAGAAAGCAGGCTTTCCCAGATACAAGAGTGAGAACCGCTATGACTCTATCACCTATACTCAGTTTGCCAGCAGTTGTCGATTGGACGCCAAAGGCTTGCGATTGAGTAAAATAGGTTGCATCCGTGTCGTTCAGCATAGACCGCTTGAAGGTATCCCTAAGTCTTGCACAATCAGACGCACAAAGACGGGCAAATGGTTTGTGTCTATCTCTTGCGATATGGGCGATACGCCTGAAAAAGCAGACACAGGCTCTGCTGCTGGCATTGACGTGGGTCTTACGTCCTTTGCAGTAACCAGTGACGGCGAGAGAATAGAGAATCAGAGATTCTTTCGCCAAGAGGAAAAGAACCTTGCCAAAGCACAGCGCAACTGGGACAAAGTGAAAAAAAGACCCAAGACCGATCTTGTCAAAGAAAAGCGTCGCAAAGTCATTGCCAGAGTGCATGAGCGTATCCGTAATAAGCGACATAACTTTGCCCATCAAGAATCAAGAAAAATGGTCAATCGTCACGGTTTCATTGCCGTCGAGAAACTGGACGTTAAAGATATGGAAAAGAATAGACGATTGGCTAAATCAATAGCAGACGTAGCATGGTCCCTGTTTCGGCACTGTCTCGAATACAAAGCGGAAGAAGCTGGTATTGGATTCAAGGCCGTTCCACCTGACTATACGTCACAAGATTGCTCTGCATGTGGACATAGAGAAAAGAAACCACTGTCTCAGCGTGTGCATCATTGCAAACAGTGTGGGTATAAGACGGACAGAGACCACAATGCTGCGATAAACATATTGGCGTTGGGGCTACAACGTCAGGTGGCTTGACCGCCAAGAAGCCCACAGGCTTTAGCCGTGGGAGTAGTCACCTGCTTAAGCCACTCGGCATATTCTTGTTTTG comes from Gemmatimonadota bacterium and encodes:
- a CDS encoding IS200/IS605 family element transposase accessory protein TnpB, yielding MVKSFKYRLRPTKKQEKILLAHIEQCCILYNQLLCARIQAWKKNKESLSRYDQQETLPMLKKQYNPFSLVHSQVLQQVCQRVDWAFKGFFRRLKQKSKTGEKAGFPRYKSENRYDSITYTQFASSCRLDAKGLRLSKIGCIRVVQHRPLEGIPKSCTIRRTKTGKWFVSISCDMGDTPEKADTGSAAGIDVGLTSFAVTSDGERIENQRFFRQEEKNLAKAQRNWDKVKKRPKTDLVKEKRRKVIARVHERIRNKRHNFAHQESRKMVNRHGFIAVEKLDVKDMEKNRRLAKSIADVAWSLFRHCLEYKAEEAGIGFKAVPPDYTSQDCSACGHREKKPLSQRVHHCKQCGYKTDRDHNAAINILALGLQRQVA